From the Takifugu flavidus isolate HTHZ2018 chromosome 12, ASM371156v2, whole genome shotgun sequence genome, one window contains:
- the sipa1l3 gene encoding signal-induced proliferation-associated 1-like protein 3: protein MSSYRDRGVTCTSSDLLDGGGGLPQHGQFHHTANGHPASGLPDQGTPSRVSVRPKMGVRARIAEWPPRRAQSRESLLENGQIGNGSSHYGDDCSTSVSSTLLSSDTGLVRGGVARLPRRRSKDVEFRAAGFGGDRGSPLSLRVLPPLRQRSNSEMTLSEQDENEVESRGVGGMGNLFREYGSTSSIDIQGIPEQSFFDMLSQFHQERPDQRSSAPVHLGELLRAPGSTPSASLPSALSPGHTGGDDRGAGKKDGAERVRKKSGGTESSLGTSSLFRKLRSASRTELDGGKGEADDGIGRNSGDAYKPWVCSKSFVHFDAQSILFDLHEAAAQRAYAAQRRNTATGASAASVSLTISRSSAASVNEPVYSSIEDLTLNPETSSSNPSMSMDPLDRPNGTHNQNPLLLCCPHFLNETGGDGERNISFLSSSAERGGDRGGDGTRSWLRKSNSSLSVLEVPTEQQQFSRLEKLKLYSIEHVDLGARYYRDYFLSKEHSNYFGTDDKLGAVAVSIRREKLEDTKDLKDQYQYRLIVRTRELVTLRGTILEDAVASTGRHGTVRGLPLKEVLEQVVPELSISCLRLALSTPKVTEQLLKLDEQGLSQKHKVGVLLCRAGQSTEEEMYNNEEASPAFSAFLELLGEQVLLKGFTKYAAQLDTKTDSTGTHSLYTTYQGYEVMFHVSTMLPYMPSNPQQLLRKRHIGNDIVTIIFQEPGALPFTPQNIRSHFQHVFVIVRVHNPCSENTCYSVAVTRMKDVPPFGPLIPNGVTFRDPETFRNFLLAKVINAENAAHKSEKFHTMATRTRQEYLRDLAENYVSSTPLDSAGKLNNLISLASKKRERCKAREGAELGASGAVAWRVQAQDFSGGGTELPCALGVSAEFILLIDCSTKEVVFNCFCADVIGWTPERLALKIFYGRGDHIAVRVPEGCAQDIREMVQRLKSLTMGCETVDMTLRRNGLGQLGFHVRLDGTVAEVEEYGFAWQAGLRQGSRLVEICKVAAVTLTHEQMIDLLRTSVTVKVVIIPPYEEGGPRRGCTEEYEMKTMEHKPEPEPLAATYRASSRPPWRWDSPPIPAGLHSAPTPQRWTPMGPPPPQLPRSHKTLVPVPYREPQHVNKRPVSYPENHFTLSPAGGDRMLPYRNPSASFSSPSPGLISLSPMGPPGVTPGPFIRYKPSPDRYGTGQRPLLPNEPHLGVDMTSSGESSSGFTSQDSTMERCKTEPLWHVPVSSSRGPVGGGGQRRIPRQDVPGKESPVRHSKGETQYSSHSSSNTLSSNASSNHSDERWFDGGERGAGGCAGDSADPDPDPLNKGGSNDSGIDASAPYNNARHGNMPNKTMHCFAGYSGVQELSVGRSSGGGDPRRRESSPIVAAATNQNKGYRTRTFPPPGSSADKMDAFKPRAYTPQGYKTPSAEKARPVRAATTTPTSAQLSSSAPKALYGKSRQTTWLTDDVGSSPLSAAKGSDKKDKKHVDTNSKNVFGQPRLRASLRDLRSPRRTYKSTIEDDLKKLIIMDSPGETPQRDPSPRRPLQRTFSDESLCSGRREASFANSDDQGAPNDVLFTSTLPTRRHGVSNQIQAKKMPLSASELSLAEVRDKVPPLRRLDPGLMPLPDTAGGLEWSSLVSAAKAYEAQRAVSLFSLTEPQTGAADVRPVTSPVQFHTPQTPRTTPTFSGDEVPNELSSRLHHLEVMLQQLNTDLEREKQDKVVLLAEMANLRQNNQRLQEESLTTTEQLRKFSRLFSNLDKAESNHEAHSLTHGADSKRE from the exons ATGAGTAGCTACAGAGACAGAGGGGTCACATGCACTTCCTCAGACCTcctggatggaggaggaggtttgCCCCAGCACGGTCAGTTTCACCACACTGCGAATGGGCACCCTGCTTCTGGGCTCCCAGATCAGGGCACCCCTTCACGTGTTTCTGTGCGTCCAAAAATGGGCGTCCGGGCACGGATTGCAGAATGGCCCCCACGCCGTGCTCAGTCCAGGGAGTCCCTGCTTGAAAACGGGCAGATCGGCAATGGCAGCAGCCACTATGGGGACGACTGCTCCACATCGGTTTCCTCAACTCTTCTATCGTCTGATACCGGATTGGTGAGAGGCGGAGTCGCCAGGTTGCCACGTCGGCGGTCTAAGGATGTGGAGTTCCGTGCAGCAGGGTTCGGAGGGGATAGAGGTTCGCCTTTGAGTCTGAGAGTGCTCCCGCCATTAAGACAGCGCTCAAACAGTGAAATGACGCTGAGCGAACAGGATGAAAATGAG GTGGAGAGTCGTGGCGTTGGAGGAATGGGCAACCTGTTCAGAGAGTAtggcagcacctcctccattgACATCCAGGGCATCCCTGAGCAGAGCTTCTTCGACATGCTCAGTCAGTTCCACCAGGAGAGGCCCGATCAGCGCAGCTCGGCCCCCGTGCACCTCGGGGAACTACTGCGCGCCCCCGGCTCCACACCGAGCGCGTCCCTTCCTTCTGCTCTCTCACCTGGTCACACAGGTGGAGATGACAGGGGGGCAGGAAAGAAGGATGGAGCCGAGAGGGTGAGGAAGAAAAGCGGAGGGACGGAGTCGTCGCTGGGCACGTCCTCTTTGTTCCGGAAACTGAGAAGCGCTAGTCGCACTGAACttgatggaggaaaaggagaggccGATGATGGAATAGGGCGGAATTCTGGAGACGCCTATAAACCGTGGGTGTGCTCCAAAAGCTTCGTCCACTTTGATGCTCAGAGCATCCTGTTTGACCTCCATGAGGCAGCAGCGCAGCGGGCATacgcagcacagaggaggaacacTGCCACCGGGGCTTCAGCAGCCTCAGTGTCCCTGACCATCTCCAGATCCTCAGCCGCCAGTGTGAATGAGCCAGTTTACTCCAGCATAGAGGATCTGACCCTGAACCCTGAGACGAGCTCCTCAAACCCCTCTATGAGCATGGACCCCCTGGATCGGCCTAATGGAACACATAACCAAAACccactgctcctctgctgtccccACTTCCTCAACGAGACGGGTGGAGATGGGGAGCGCAATATCAGCTTTCTCAGCTcttcagcagagagaggaggagatagaggaggagacggaACCAGGAGCTGGTTGAGGAAAAGCAATTCTAGTCTGTCTGTGCTAGAGGTGCCGACTGAACAGCAGCAATTTTCAAGACTCGAGAAGCTAAAGCTCTACAGCATAGAGCATGTAGACCTTGGGGCCAGGTACTACAGGGACTACTTTCTCAGCAAAG AGCACTCCAACTACTTTGGGACTGACGATAAACTTGGCGCCGTGGCGGTGAGCATCCGCAGAGAGAAACTGGAAGACACCAAAGACCTAAAAGACCAGTACCAGTACCGCCTCATTGTCAGAACAAGAGAG CTCGTGACACTGCGAGGCACTATTTTAGAGGATGCAGTGGCGTCCACAGGAAGGCACGGCACCGTGCGGGGTCTTCCACTCAAGGAGGTTCTAGAACAAGTCGTCCCTGAGCTCAGCATCTCCTGTTTGAGGCTGGCGCTCAGCACACCCAAAGTCACTGAACAGCTCCTCAAACTGGATGAACAGGGG TTGAGTCAGAAGCACAAGGTGGGTGTTCTGCTCTGCCGTGCAGgccagagcacagaggaggagatgtaCAACAATGAGGAGGCGTCGCCTGCCTTCTCTGccttcctggagctgctgggggagCAGGTGCTGCTGAAAGGATTCACCAAATATGCTGCACAGCTCGACACGAAGA CCGATTCTACAGGCACCCACTCCCTGTACACCACCTACCAAGGCTACGAGGTCATGTTCCACGTCTCCACCATGCTGCCGTACATGCCCAGCAACCCTCAGCAG CTCTTGAGAAAGAGACACATCGGGAACGACATCGTCACCATTATCTTTCAGGAGCCGGGAGCGTTGCCTTTCACCCCACAAAATATACGCTCGCACTTCCAGCACGTGTTCGTTATTGTCCGCGTGCACAACCCTTGCTCTGAAAATACCTGTTACAG CGTTGCTGTAACGAGGATGAAAGACGTGCCCCCCTTCGGCCCGCTCATCCCCAATGGCGTTACCTTTCGTGACCCAGAGACTTTTCGTAACTTCCTCCTAGCCAAAGTCATCAACGCAGAAAACGCAGCGCACAAGTCGGAGAAGTTCCACACCATGGCAACTCGTACAAGACAGGAATACCTACGCGACCTCGCCGAGAACTACGTCAGCAGCACGCCGCTCGATTCGGCCGGCAAGCTCAACAACCTCATCTCCCTGGCTTCCAAAAAGCGCGAGCGCTGCAAggcgagggagggagcggagctGGGAGCCTCGGGGGCCGTGGCCTGGAGGGTCCAGGCCCAGGACTTCAGTGGTGGTGGAACAGAGCTCCCCTGTGCTTTGGGCGTTTCAGCGGAGTTTATCCTCCTGATAGACTGTTCCACAAAAGAGGTGGTGTTTAACTGTTTCTGTGCCGACGTGATTGGCTGGACACCCGAGCGGCTGGCACTAAAGATCTTCTATGGCAGAGGAGATCACATCGCCGTGCGAGTACCAGAGGGCTGCGCTCAGGACATCAGGGAGATGGTGCAGAGGTTAAAG TCACTGACCATGGGCTGTGAGACTGTCGATATGACTCTAAGGAGAAACGGACTGGGACAGCTGGGCTTCCATGTTCGGCTGGACGGCACTGTGGCTGAG GTGGAAGAGTACGGCTTCGCTTGGCAGGCAGGTCTCAGACAGGGGAGTCGATTAGTGGAGATTTGCAAGGTGGCGGCTGTGACACTGACCCACGAGCAGATGATCGACCTGCTGAGGACGTCGGTCACCGTCAAAGTGGTCATCATTCCACCATATGAAGAAGGCGGACCTCGCAG GGGCTGCACGGAGGAGTATGAGATGAAGACTATGGAGCACAAACCGGAGCCGGAGCCTTTGGCAGCCACTTACCGAGCCTCGTCTCGCCCTCCATGGCGGTGGGACAGCCCACCCATCCCTGCAGGGCTCCACAGTGCTCCCACCCCCCAGCGCTGGACACCCATGgggcccccccctcctcagctGCCGCGCTCACACAAAACCCTGGTGCCGGTTCCTTACAGGGAGCCCCAGCACGTCAACAAGAG GCCTGTGAGTTACCCGGAGAACCACTTCACtctgtctcctgcagggggcgacaGAATGCTACCCTACAGAAACCCCTCAGCCAGCTTCTCTTCACCTTCCCCGGGCTTGATCAGCCTCTCCCCAATGGGGCCACCTGGAGTCACACCGGGCCCATTTATTCGCTACAAACCCTCACCTGACAG GTATGGAACAggtcagcgccccctgctgccaaATGAACCCCATCTTGGTGTGGACATGACCTCCAGTGGTGAATCTTCCTCGGGCTTCACCAGTCAGGACAGCACCATGGAGCGCTGCAAAACAG AACCTCTCTGGCACGTCCCAGTCTCGTCGTCTAGGGGGCCAGTTGGtggaggggggcagaggagaATACCCAGACAGGACGTCCCCGGGAAGGAGTCCCCAGTCAGACACTCGAAG GGGGAGACTCAGTACTCCAGCCACTCCAGCAGCAACACGCTATCCAGCAACGCTTCCAGCAACCACAGCGACGAGCGCTGGTTTGacggaggagagcgaggggcCGGGGGTTGCGCGGGGGACTCggctgaccccgaccccgaccccctCAACAAGGGGGGCTCAAACGACAGCGGCATCGATGCCTCCGCACCTTATAACAACGCTCGCCACGGGAACATGCCCAACAAGACCATGCACTGCTTTGCTGGCTATAGCGGCGTGCAGGAGCTGTCGGTGGGACGCAGCAGCGGCGGGGGAGACCCAAGGAGAAGAGAGTCCTCGCCCATCGTAGCAGCAGCAACCAATCAGAATAAAGGCTACCGGACGAGGACGttccctcctcctggctccagcGCTGATAAAATGGATGCATTCAAACCTCG AGCGTACACGCCACAGGGATACAAGACCCCCTCCGCTGAGAAAGCGCGGCCCGTCCGTGCCGCTACGACGACGCCCACCTCGgctcagctcagcagctccGCTCCCAAGGCCTTGTACGGGAAGAGCAGGCAGACCACGTGGCTCACTGACGACGTCGGCTCGTCGCCTTTGAGTGCCGCCAAAGGTTCtgacaaaaaagacaagaa GCACGTGGACACAAATTCCAAGAACGTTTTTGGGCAGCCTCGTCTACGGGCGTCGCTGAGGGACCTGCGTTCCCCACGCCGGACGTACAAGAGCACGATTGAAGACGACCTCAAGAAACTGATCATTATGGACAGTCCGGGAGAGACGCCACAAAGAGATCCA TCTCCACGGCGACCGCTGCAGCGCACCTTTTCTGACGAGTCTCTGTGCAGCGGGCGCCGAGAGGCCAGCTTCGCCAACTCTGATGACCAGGGAGCCCCCAATGACGTCCTCTTCACGTCCACGCTGCCCACACGCAGACACGGCGTCTCCAACCAGATTCAAGCCAAAAAGA TGCCTCTCTCAGCCTCCGAGCTGTCTCTCGCCGAAGTCCGAGATAAAGTCCCCCCACTGAGGAGGCTGGATCCCGGGCTGATGCCGCTCCCTGACACAGCCGGCGGACTGGAGTGGTCCAGCCTGGTCAGCGCCGCTAAAGCCTATGAAG CACAAAGAGCCGTTTCTCTCTTCTCGCTGACGGAGCCGCAGACCGGAGCTGCAGACGTGAGACCGGTCACCAGTCCGGTCCAGTTTCACACCCCTCAGACGCCTCGGACCACACCGACATTCAGCGG GGACGAGGTGCCCAACGAACTGTCTTCTCGGCTTCACCACCTGGAGGTGATGTTGCAGCAGCTCAACACCGATTTAGAGAGG GAGAAGCAGGATAAAGTGGTTCTGCTGGCAGAGATGGCCAACCTGAGACAGAACAACCAgcgcctgcaggaggagagtcTGACCACCACCGAGCAGCTGCGCAAGTTCAGCAGACTCTTTTCCAACCTCGACAAGGCGGAGAGCAACCACGAGGCCCACTCCCTCACGCACGGAGCTGACTCAAAGAGGGAGTGA
- the six9 gene encoding LOW QUALITY PROTEIN: SIX homeobox 9 (The sequence of the model RefSeq protein was modified relative to this genomic sequence to represent the inferred CDS: inserted 1 base in 1 codon; deleted 1 base in 1 codon; substituted 1 base at 1 genomic stop codon), producing MIFTAEQVVCVCEVLLQNQHLMGFLHSLPLLSPSCAHPRELESGLKAKASIAFHQGRFADLYALLGCFPSSPHSRPLPQQLWLRXYTEAERQRGRPLGAVGKYHVRRKFPLPGTIRDGKETSYCPKEKSRSILQEWYQTKPXPSTRDKQELTAAFSLTTAQVSNYFKKHQQRQKGQTTEVSVRPSAQPAGPRSSVLSNFLKYLCNVRLHQKLDENVKKKKRFLYFVLKS from the exons ATGATCTTCACAGCAGAGCAGGttgtctgcgtgtgtgaggtcctcctgcagaaccagcaTCTCATGGGCTTCCTCCACAGCCTCCCccttctttcc ccctcctgcGCTCACCCCAGGGAGCTGGAGAGTGGGTTGAAGGCCAAGGCCTCCATCGCCTTCCACCAGGGCCGCTTCGCTGACCTGTACGCGCTGCTGGGGtgcttcccctcctccccccacagccGGCCGCTCCCGCAGCAACTGTGGCTCA GCTACACGGAGGCTGAGAGGCAGAGGGGTCGGCCCCTGGGAGCTGTGGGGAAGTACCATGTGAGGAGGAAGTTCCCTCTTCCAGGAACTATCAGGGACGGCAAGGAGACCAGCTACTGTCCCAAG gAAAAGTCGCGGAGTATTCTCCAGGAGTGGTACCAGACTAAACCATAGCCGTCCACCCGGGACAAGCAGGAGCTCACAGCAGCTTTCAGCCTCACAACCGCACAGGTCAGCAACTATTTCAAGAAAcaccagcagaggcagaaggGCCAGACCACAGAGGTCAGTGTGCGGCCCTCAGCACAGCCAGCAGGGCCCAGATCCTCAGTTTTATCtaactttttaaaatatctGTGCAATGTTCGTCTTCATCAAAAACTAGacgaaaatgtaaaaaaaaagaaaaggttcttatattttgtattaaaaagcTGA
- the six5 gene encoding homeobox protein SIX5 isoform X1, which yields MASLSLESTEQSKNSPEEPAGTDCKKEKDPLEISKQLLQSFQKSALTFSTDQISCLCEALLQAGNVERLWRFLSTIPLSSELLRGNETLLKAQALVAFHREEFKELYAILESYAFHPSNHGFLQDLYLKARYKEAERSRGRSLGAVDKYRLRKKFPLPKTIWDGEETVYCFKEKSRNALKECYKRNRYPTPDEKKNLTKVTGLSLTQVSNWFKNRRQRDRTPSGTHSKSESDGNHSTEDEASPMDDVPDKAEGPAGLSAPIISLTTGAGGHLILNESGNLLAGAQSLLLNGNSLISNAGAGVIINGLSMADCQTVTLNPVATNSPLILNGAQVITKPSINAQPHAVPAPQGEGASMEDKSSRLPAVVLSTDPTPASAASSKAESSVEMEFIRVPDSESSSQTLSSSSLSLSPPSPALASPLALPRSAGVVMSTSSVSFASQPVEYVVFATAGSQLNHSSSVVTSTTSIPQVFSLPQVVPSIQGVPVSQPVQQPSGAQLSQCPQLVPVAPLTSTASQFQNQTLNIIKKPVQQQQNAPPSLPTGTTTIVSVSQLGNIQLPQQRDPTSVSARSKIQVPQVISISPPTQVVPAPQPKAAVSPQIVPVSMPQLVPVSPLQTSSSISFPQVVPASPSLSIPSAGVPLQILTSAPAARPAAPAPLKINPLRPHQSVGSPSGVAPGVQLLNSGIIQLPSTPPGNLLLSGSPYLSVQQGKLILTIPAGIQLTSLPLKPAPEAPPASNGASLALTPSAPVVTSCPSGLASPPLNFISQSPPYGTPETGAIPSPHTLDHSVGPATPTALTPESMLTLSPMYSGVTSNTQSPQPVWSPLPLSSSAGLTLFDVRGKADLPVDPGLLGLPGGESLLLGSPSPEQDTSSALDNPEEMDGDAKILTQLQSVPVDDELGL from the exons ATGGCTTCCTTGTCTTTGGAGTCTACGGAACAATCCAAAAACAGCCCAGAGGAGCCAGCGGGAACGGACTGCAAAAAGGAGAAGGATCCGCTCGAAATTTCGAAACAGCTGCTTCAAAGTTTCCAAAAGTCGGCTCTGACTTTCTCCACTGACCAAATATCATGTCTGTGCGAGGCCCTCCTGCAGGCGGGCAATGTGGAGCGCCTGTGGAGATTTCTCTCCACCATACCTCTGTCGTCCGAGCTGCTACGTGGCAACGAGACCCTGCTGAAGGCCCAGGCTCTGGTGGCTTTCCACCGGGAGGAATTCAAAGAGTTGTACGCCATCCTGGAGAGCTACGCGTTTCACCCGTCTAACCATGGGTTCCTGCAGGACCTTTACCTGAAAGCCCGCTACAAGGAGGCGGAGAGGTCGCGGGGCCGCAGCTTAGGCGCAGTGGACAAGTACCGGCTCCGGAAGAAGTTCCCCTTACCCAAGACCATCTGGGACGGGGAGGAGACCGTGTACTGCTTCAAGGAGAAGTCCCGGAACGCACTGAAGGAGTGTTATAAGAGAAACAGGTACCCCACTCCCGACGAGAAGAAAAACCTGACCAAAGTCACCGGACTGTCCCTCACTCAGGTCAGCAACTGGTTCAAGAACCGCAGGCAGAGGGACCGAACTCCGTCCGGAACCCACAGCAAAAG CGAGTCTGATGGGAACCACAGCACCGAGGACGAGGCCAGCCCCATGGACGACGTCCCCGACAAAGCGGAGGGGCCCGCCGGGCTGAGCGCGCCCATCATCTCGCTGACCACGGGGGCCGGCGGTCACCTCATCCTCAACGAGTCCGGGAATCTTCTCGCCGGCGCCCAGTCCCTGCTCCTCAACGGAAACTCCCTCATCTCCAACGCGGGCGCCGGCGTCATCATCAACGGGCTCAGCATGGCGGACTGCCAGACGGTCACGCTGAATCCGGTGGCGACCAACTCGCCTTTGATACTGAACGGCGCTCAGGTGATCACCAAACCTAGCATCAACGCGCAGCCGCATGCGGTCCCCGCGCCGCAGGGAGAGGGAGCGTCCATGGAGGACAAGTCCAGTCGTCTTCCGGCGGTGGTTCTGAGCACCGACCCCACGCCGGCGTCCGCCGCTTCGTCTAAGGCGGAGAGTAGCGTGGAGATGGAGTTCATCCGCGTCCCCGATTCTGAAAGCAGCAGCCAGACGCTATCGTCCTCGTCCTTGTCTCTGTCCCCCCCGTCGCCGGCTCTGGCCTCCCCGCTCGCTCTCCCTCGCTCTGCCGGCGTGGTGATGTCCACGTCTTCCGTGTCCTTCGCCAGTCAGCCGGTTGAGTACGTCGTCTTCGCCACCGCCGGCTCCCAGTTAAACCATAGCAGCTCCGtggtcacctccaccacctccatccctCAGGTCTTTTCCCTCCCCCAGGTTGTCCCTTCCATTCAGGGGGTGCCAGTATCCCAACCGGTCCAGCAGCCTTCAGGAGCCCAGCTGTCCCAGTGTCCCCAGCTGGTCCCAGTAGcccccctcacctccacagCTTCTCAGTTCCAGAATCAGACATTGAACATAATTAAAAAaccggtgcagcagcagcagaacgccCCCCCCAGTCTGCCCACGGGCACCACCACCATCGTCTCTGTCTCCCAGCTGGGTAATATTCAACTCCCCCAGCAGAGGGATCCGACCAGCGTGTCCGCCCGTAGCAAAATCCAGGTCCCGCAGGTTATTTCGATCTCCCCCCCGACGCAAGTCGTCCCAGCCCCCCAACCCAAAGCCGCCGTGTCCCCGCAGATTGTCCCCGTCTCCATGCCGCAGCTGGTGCCCGTCTCCCCTCTTCAGACCTCTTCAAGCATCTCTTTCCCGCAGGTCGTCCCCGCCAGCCCGTCTCTGTCCATCCCGTCCGCCGGGGTGCCTCTGCAGATCCTGACGTCGGCTCCGGCGGCGCGACCGGCCGCGCCGGCCCCTCTGAAGATAAACCCGCTCAGGCCCCATCAGAGCGTGGGCTCGCCGAGCGGCGTGGCCCCTGGGGTGCAGCTCCTGAACTCTGGGATCATCCAGCTgccctccactcctccag GTAACCTTCTCCTCAGCGGGAGCCCCTACCTGAGCGTCCAGCAGGGGAAGCTGATCTTGACCATCCCGGCAGGTATTCAGCTCACCAGTCTGCCCCTGAAACCCGCCCCCGAGGCCCCGCCCGCCTCTAACGGAGCGAGTCTGGCTCTCACCCCGTCCGCCCCCGTCGTGACCTCTTGCCCGAGCGGCCTCGCGTCGCCTCCACTGAACTTCATCAGTCAGTCTCCCCCCTACGGCACCCCAGAGACCGGCGCCATCCCGTCCCCCCACACGCTGGACCATTCCGTGGGTCCTGCCACGCCCACTGCGCTGACCCCGGAGAGCATGCTCACCCTCAGTCCCATGTACAGCGGCGTGACCTCCAACACCCAGTCGCCGCAGCCGGTCTGGAGCCCCCTGCCGCTCTCCTCTTCGGCCGGTCTGACTTTGTTTGACGTCCGGGGGAAGGCGGACCTGCCCGTGGACCCTGGTTTGTTGGGCCTGCCTGGGGGGGAGTCGCTGCTGCTGGGGAGCCCCTCGCCGGAGCAGGACACCAGCTCGGCTTTAGACAACCCAGAGGAGATGGACGGGGACGCCAAGATTCTCACTCAGCTCCAGTCCGTCCCTGTGGACGACGAGCTGGGCTTGTAG
- the six5 gene encoding homeobox protein SIX5 isoform X2 yields MASLSLESTEQSKNSPEEPAGTDCKKEKDPLEISKQLLQSFQKSALTFSTDQISCLCEALLQAGNVERLWRFLSTIPLSSELLRGNETLLKAQALVAFHREEFKELYAILESYAFHPSNHGFLQDLYLKARYKEAERSRGRSLGAVDKYRLRKKFPLPKTIWDGEETVYCFKEKSRNALKECYKRNRYPTPDEKKNLTKVTGLSLTQVSNWFKNRRQRDRTPSGTHSKSESDGNHSTEDEASPMDDVPDKAEGPAGLSAPIISLTTGAGGHLILNESGNLLAGAQSLLLNGNSLISNAGAGVIINGLSMADCQTVTLNPVATNSPLILNGAQVVPASPSLSIPSAGVPLQILTSAPAARPAAPAPLKINPLRPHQSVGSPSGVAPGVQLLNSGIIQLPSTPPGNLLLSGSPYLSVQQGKLILTIPAGIQLTSLPLKPAPEAPPASNGASLALTPSAPVVTSCPSGLASPPLNFISQSPPYGTPETGAIPSPHTLDHSVGPATPTALTPESMLTLSPMYSGVTSNTQSPQPVWSPLPLSSSAGLTLFDVRGKADLPVDPGLLGLPGGESLLLGSPSPEQDTSSALDNPEEMDGDAKILTQLQSVPVDDELGL; encoded by the exons ATGGCTTCCTTGTCTTTGGAGTCTACGGAACAATCCAAAAACAGCCCAGAGGAGCCAGCGGGAACGGACTGCAAAAAGGAGAAGGATCCGCTCGAAATTTCGAAACAGCTGCTTCAAAGTTTCCAAAAGTCGGCTCTGACTTTCTCCACTGACCAAATATCATGTCTGTGCGAGGCCCTCCTGCAGGCGGGCAATGTGGAGCGCCTGTGGAGATTTCTCTCCACCATACCTCTGTCGTCCGAGCTGCTACGTGGCAACGAGACCCTGCTGAAGGCCCAGGCTCTGGTGGCTTTCCACCGGGAGGAATTCAAAGAGTTGTACGCCATCCTGGAGAGCTACGCGTTTCACCCGTCTAACCATGGGTTCCTGCAGGACCTTTACCTGAAAGCCCGCTACAAGGAGGCGGAGAGGTCGCGGGGCCGCAGCTTAGGCGCAGTGGACAAGTACCGGCTCCGGAAGAAGTTCCCCTTACCCAAGACCATCTGGGACGGGGAGGAGACCGTGTACTGCTTCAAGGAGAAGTCCCGGAACGCACTGAAGGAGTGTTATAAGAGAAACAGGTACCCCACTCCCGACGAGAAGAAAAACCTGACCAAAGTCACCGGACTGTCCCTCACTCAGGTCAGCAACTGGTTCAAGAACCGCAGGCAGAGGGACCGAACTCCGTCCGGAACCCACAGCAAAAG CGAGTCTGATGGGAACCACAGCACCGAGGACGAGGCCAGCCCCATGGACGACGTCCCCGACAAAGCGGAGGGGCCCGCCGGGCTGAGCGCGCCCATCATCTCGCTGACCACGGGGGCCGGCGGTCACCTCATCCTCAACGAGTCCGGGAATCTTCTCGCCGGCGCCCAGTCCCTGCTCCTCAACGGAAACTCCCTCATCTCCAACGCGGGCGCCGGCGTCATCATCAACGGGCTCAGCATGGCGGACTGCCAGACGGTCACGCTGAATCCGGTGGCGACCAACTCGCCTTTGATACTGAACGGCGCTCAG GTCGTCCCCGCCAGCCCGTCTCTGTCCATCCCGTCCGCCGGGGTGCCTCTGCAGATCCTGACGTCGGCTCCGGCGGCGCGACCGGCCGCGCCGGCCCCTCTGAAGATAAACCCGCTCAGGCCCCATCAGAGCGTGGGCTCGCCGAGCGGCGTGGCCCCTGGGGTGCAGCTCCTGAACTCTGGGATCATCCAGCTgccctccactcctccag GTAACCTTCTCCTCAGCGGGAGCCCCTACCTGAGCGTCCAGCAGGGGAAGCTGATCTTGACCATCCCGGCAGGTATTCAGCTCACCAGTCTGCCCCTGAAACCCGCCCCCGAGGCCCCGCCCGCCTCTAACGGAGCGAGTCTGGCTCTCACCCCGTCCGCCCCCGTCGTGACCTCTTGCCCGAGCGGCCTCGCGTCGCCTCCACTGAACTTCATCAGTCAGTCTCCCCCCTACGGCACCCCAGAGACCGGCGCCATCCCGTCCCCCCACACGCTGGACCATTCCGTGGGTCCTGCCACGCCCACTGCGCTGACCCCGGAGAGCATGCTCACCCTCAGTCCCATGTACAGCGGCGTGACCTCCAACACCCAGTCGCCGCAGCCGGTCTGGAGCCCCCTGCCGCTCTCCTCTTCGGCCGGTCTGACTTTGTTTGACGTCCGGGGGAAGGCGGACCTGCCCGTGGACCCTGGTTTGTTGGGCCTGCCTGGGGGGGAGTCGCTGCTGCTGGGGAGCCCCTCGCCGGAGCAGGACACCAGCTCGGCTTTAGACAACCCAGAGGAGATGGACGGGGACGCCAAGATTCTCACTCAGCTCCAGTCCGTCCCTGTGGACGACGAGCTGGGCTTGTAG